From the genome of Streptacidiphilus sp. PB12-B1b:
GTCACCGCCCTGCGGGCGCGGGTGCGGCGGCGGGAGCCCGGGCGCCGCGCCCGCCGCCCCGGGCGCGGACGGCGGCCCGGCGGGCCGGTCCGCCACGATCTGCCAGCGGCGGCCGTCGCGGCCGAAGCCCTCGACCGTGCCGTGGGCAGCGCAGGGACGGGACACCACCACCGTCTGCCCGATCAGCCGGGCCCGGCCGGGGTCGTACCCGCAGCCCGGCGGCGGCAGGGTGTCGGTGCGGATCGCCCCGTCCGATGTGGTGTACGTCACCACCAGGCCGGGGGTGAGCACCAGGAACTCCCGTCCGGCGTCGAACGGCGCCAGCAGCACCCCCGGCCCGCCGGCGCGGCTGCGGCGCAGCTCCGCCAGCCACCCGGCCAGGCCCGGCACGAACCGGTGCCAGCGCACGGCGGGCTCGTCCGGGCTCATCCCGGTGAGCATGCCGTCGTCCCAGACCGCCACCGTCGTCCCGGCCATGCCGACCAGCCGCAGCGGGGTGCGGCCCGGCCGGCGGTAGGACCAGGCGGAGCGGCCGCTGCGGCGGTCGTACGCCTGGACCGAGCCGTAGCGCCCCGGCCGCAGGGCGTCGGCGGAGGCGGCGTCGGCGGAGCGAGCGACCAGGTCGTCGCCGAACGGCGCCGGGCGGTGGTCCCGGACGGCGCTGCCGAGCAGCGCGGTCGCCAGGAGCGCCAGCGGGGCGAGGAAGCCGAGGAGGGCGGTGCGCATGGATCGACGTTAGGCGGTGTCAGGGCATATGAACCGCTTTGCCCACATAAGCCGGTCGGGTGCGGCGCGCGGCGCGGGCCGGTCGGGTGCGGTCCTCGGGAGCGGACGGGAGCGGTCAGGCGCGGGGCTGACAGATGATCACAGCGGCCCCGGCCAGGCAGACGCAGGCGCCGGTCAGGTCCCAGGCGGTGGGCCGGAAGCCGTCCAGGACCATGCCCCAGGCCAGCGAACCGGCCACGAACACCCCGCCGTAGGCGGCCAGCACCCGGCCGAAGGCGGCCTCCGGCTGGAGCGCGGCGACGAACCCGTACGCGCCGAGGGCCAGCACCCCGACGAGGGCGTACTGCCAGCCGCGGTGCTCCCTGACGGACTGCCAGACCAGCCAGCAGCCGCCGATCTCGGCCAGGGCGGCGAGGACGAACAGCAGGATCGAACGTACGAGGGTCACCCCGCCAGCCTAGGCGCAGCGCCCGGCGCGGGCTCCGCCGCCCGGCGGTCACGGGAGTGTCCTGCGAGGTGGCGGCGGTGACGCCGCCTACGGTGGGAGGCCGGGCCAGGGGCGAGCGAGCGATGGAGGGCCGATGCGGCGGTGGCGGGTGCTGCTGACGTTGCTGACCGTACTGTGCACCGGGCTCGGACTGGTGGCGCTGACCACCGGGGCCCCCAAGGCGCCGCCGGGCATCGCCGAGGACAGCTCGGACGGGCCCGACGAGACCGCGCTGCCGCCGCACGCCGTGCCGTTCGGGCTGTTCCTCGGCTCGGACGAGTCGGACTCGGCCGAGGCCATGGTCAGCCAGTGGCTGGGCGGCGCGCCGATCCGGGTCGGCCACACCTACCTGCCCGGCAACTACTGGAACGACATCGAGGGCAGCCCGTCCCTGCTGGGCGCCTGGGCCGTGTGGAAGGCGCAGACGCCGGACCGGCTGCTGGTGATCGGTACGCCGATGCTCCCCGACAACGAGGGCGGCCTGGACGACGACCAGGTCCGGCGGCTGCTGCGGCAGGGCGCGGAGGGCGACAACGACGCGCACTTCACCACCCTCTCCCGGCGGCTGGTGGCCCTGGGCCTGTCCGACGCGGTGCTGACGCTCGGCTGGGAGATGAACGGCACCACCTACACCAGCCGCTGCGGCCCCGACCCCGACGCCTGGAAGAGCTACTGGCGCAGGATCGTCACCGCGATGCGCTCCGTCCCCGGACAGCACCTGAGGTTCGACTTCACCCCCACCCGGGGCGCCGACGCCCACCCCTGGCCGGACTGCTACCCCGGCGACGACGTCACCGACGTCATCGGCATGGACAGCTACGACATGGCCGCCGACGACCCGGACGCCACCGCGGACTTCGACTCCTACATCCACGAGCCGTACGGCCTGCTGGCGCAGGTGCGCTTCGCCCGGCAGCACGGCAAGCCGGTGTCGTACCCGGAGTGGGGCATGTACAACCGGGGCGACGACCCGGCCTACGTCCAGCGGATGCTGGACTGGATCGGCACCCACGACACGCTGTACCAGACCGTGACCGACTACTGCCCGCACGGCGTGTGGCGCTGCCCGAGCAACCCGCAGGCCAGCGGGGTGTTCCGGAGGATGCTCAGCGCCACCCCGACGCCTTCCGCCGCCGGATCGGCACCGGCCTCGGGATCGGCGTCGGCGTCGGGATCGGGATCGGCGTCGGGATCGGCTTCCGCGTCGGCGTCGGCATCGGCTTCCGCGTCCGGATCGGGCACGGCGGCTCCCGCTCCGGCCCGGACGCAGACGCCGACTCCCTCGCCCGCGTCGGCGGCCTCGGCCCCCGCCGGGGGCCCGGGCGCGTCGGGCACGCCCGGCGGGGCGGGCCCGACGCGGTCGTCAGCCGCGTAGCGTGCGCAGCCGGGCGCGGACGGCGGCGAGCCAGGGCGCCCGGGCCCGCAGCGACCGCAGGACCGTGCGGCGCAGCCGGGCACCGGCCGCGTACAGGGCCACGGCCGGGCCGCCGCCGAGCAGCAGCCGCTGGTTCCCGGCCCGGTCCGGACGCCAGCGCTGCTTGTAGGGCTCGTCCCCGCGCAGCAGGCTGACCTCGCTGCGGCCGGCCTCGGCGGCGTCGGCGAGGCTCTCGCGGAACAGCATCCCGGCGATGTCGATCCGGTCGCGGGCCTCGGGGTGCACCCCGTAGAAGTAGAGCGCGGCCAGGTCGGGCCCGTGCAGTTGCAGGTCGCTGGCGATGAGCCGGCCGTCCAGCCGGTACTGCCGGATCAGCGCCCGGTCGGTCGCGGTCATCCGTCCGGCTGCCCGGCGCAGGTGCTCGGCGAAGCGGTCGCGCAGGTGCTCCGGGGTGGCCCCGCGTCCGCGCCACTGGAGTTCGTGCAGCGTCAGCAGTTCGCCGACGGCCGCGGGGACCTCCTCCGGCGGCACCTGCCGGGTCTCGACCCCGGCCTCCACCAGCCGGCGCAGCTTGACCCGGGTGCGCTGGGCGGTGCGTCCGGGCAGCCGACCGAGCAACTCCTCGACCGGGACGCCGGGCAGGTGCTGGCACATGGAGTCGGGCAGGGTGCGGGCCGCGCCCGGCCAGTGGGCGACCAGGTGCTGCGCGGCGGCGTCCGGGCGCAGCTCGCGCAGGTCCACCACCGCCCAGGGCCGGGTCAGGCCCAACTCCCGCCCCAGCGTGCGGACCAGGAACGCCGCCGCCTGGTCGGCGTGCTCGTCGTCGACCAGGACGTCGAGGAAGTCGGTGAGCCCGAAGCCGATCGGCACCAGCCGGGGCAGCAGTCGGTGACGGACCATCAGCGGGGCTGCTGCGACCAGCAGTTCACCCCGACGGACCGTCACCAGCCGCAGCGTGCCGGGCCTTCCGTACGACTGCCACCAGGAGCAGAGCCAGGCGTGGCTCTGGAACGGGGTGGCCGGGGCGCAGCGGTCGAGCAGGTCGTCCCACTCCTCGGCCAGCGCCTCGAAGGCGGCGGTGTCGCGGTGGACCTCGGTGGTCCACTGGACCGGGGCGGTCACCGGCGGGCCTTGGCAGTGGGGCGTTCGCGCGCGGCCCCCCGCTCCGGCTCGTCCTCCCGATCGGCCAGCGGCCGGGGCTGCGGCAGCTCGGCCCCGCCCCCGCCCTCGGACCCGGCCCCGCCCCCGGCCGCGACTGCGGCGTCCGCCGCGTCGGTGCCGACGGCGTTCTCGACGTCCGACTCCGCTGCCGGGCCGCCTCGCTGACGGGCCATCAGGGCGAGGCCGCCGAGCAGCACTCCGGCCGCCGTGCCGACCGCCAGGTCGATCGAGCGGGAGGGCGAGCTCGGCCCGGCCGGGGCCGCGGCGGTGGCGAAGGGCAGCAGCTTCACGCCGGTCTGGGCGGTGGTGGCGTTGCCGAAGGCCACCAGCGAGCGGGCCACCGCGTTGGCCTCCTGGGCCGCCAGGCGGGCGCGTCCGGCGGTGCCGGTGATCTGGATCATCGGCGCGTCCGGCGAGGTGACCGCCTCGACCCGGCCGGTCAGCTCGGACAGCGGGACGCCGGTCCGCGCGGCGGCGGCCAGCAGGATCTCCGGCTGGGCGATGATCCGCCCGTACGCCTGGGCGAAGTCCACCGCGGCGGCGCTGTCGGCGCCGCTCTGCGGCACGGCCATCACATAGGCGCTGGACTGGTACGAGGCCGGGGCGACCAGGGCGTAGCCGCCGCCGCACAGCGCCCCCAGCGGCACCGCTGCCAGCATCGGCCACCAGTGGCGCAGGCTGCGGTCAGTGTTGAACATGGGACTCCTCCGGAACGGGCACGGTCGGGTGGGCGGCACGGGGCCGGGGTGCGGCGGCGTGCGGGGCGGGAACGGCCGGCGCGGACGGCGTCCGGTCGGCGACCTGCCGGTAGAGCCCGGCGACCTCGAGGGCCAGCCGGGCCATGTCGTAGTGCCGGACCGCGTCCGGCTGGGCCAGGGCGCGGCCCGGGGAGCGTCGGCGGCCGGTGCGCAGCGCCTGCAGCTCGGCCGCGTACGCGGCGGGGTCGGCCAGGGTGCGCCGGGCGCCGGGGGCGGCGGCGGCCGGGAGCTCGGCCAGGGCCGGTCCGGACGACCAGCGCACCGGCAGCCCGGCCGCCAGCGCCTCCAGCAGGGCCAGCCCGAAGGTCTCCACCGTGGACGGCGCGGCCAGCGCGTCCATCGCGGTGAGCAGTTCGGGGACGTCGTCGCGCTCGCCCGCGAACACCACCCGGTCGGCGACCCCGACCGTCCGGGCCTGCCGCTCCAGCGCGGCGCGCTCGGTGCCGTCGCCGACCAGCAGCAGCCGGGCGGCGGGCGCGTCCGGCGTCTGCGGCAGCAGCCTGAGCGCGTCCACCAGGATGTCGAAGCGCTTGCCCGGCACCAGCCGGCCCACCCCGCCGAAGACGAACGCGTCCTGCGGCAGGCCGAGTTCGGCGCGGACCGCCTGCCGGGTCGCGGCCCGGACCGGCGCGGGCTGCCGGTAGCGGGCGGCCTCCACCCCGTTGGGGATGACCCGGACCCGGCGCTCGGGCACGCCCCAGTCGGCCAGCCGGTCGGCGACCGCGTCGGAGACCGCGACCGTGGCGCTGCCCAGCAGCTCCGTGGCCTGGTAGAGGGCGCGGACGCCGAGGGTGATCCGGCGGCCCTCCAGGGTGTGCGCCAGCAGCGAGTGCTCGGTGGTGACGACGGCCCGCACCCCGGCCAGCCGGGCGGCGATCCTGCCGTACACGCAGGCCCGGTACAGGTGGCAGTGGACCAGGTCGTAGCGCTCCCGGCGGATCAGCCGGACCAGCCGGGGCAGGGCGCTCAGGTCGCGGTTGCCGCGCATGGCCAGGTTGCCGACCCGGACGCCGTCCGAGCGCAGCCCGGCGGCGACGATGCCGGGGTTGGTCAGCGCGACCACGTCGCAGTGGTACTCGGGGGGCAGGTGCCGCAGCAGCAGCCGCAGCTGCTGCTCGGCTCCCCCGGCGCCGAGCCCGGTGATGAGGTGCAGGACCTTCACGTGCGTCATGCGGTGCCCCTTCGATCGTTGCGGCGCATCGCCCGGGCCCGGTGCCGGGCGCGTTTGGCGCGCAGCCGCCAGGCCCCGTCGCGGTCGCCGACGTAGCTGCGGGGCAGGGCCCAGCGGCCGGTGAGGGCGGAGTGGTCGATGGCGACGGCGTGGCTGTAGCCGCTGTCGCGCACCGCCGCGACGGCCTGCGCGTCCAGCGCGCCGTACGGGTAGCAGAAACCGGCCACCGGGCGCTCCAGCAGGTCCTCCAGGACCTCCCGGCTGCGCCCGGCCTCCAGCGCCAGCTGCTGCGGGTCGAGGCCGCGCAGCGGGCGGTGGTTCAGGCCGTGCGAGCCGATCTCGACGCCGCGCCGGGCGACCGCGCGCACCTGCTCGGGGCTCATCAGCGGCTTGCGGGGGGCGTCGGCGTCCCAGGTGTTGTGGCTGCCGAGGCGTCCGGCGACGACGTAGGCGGTGGCGGTGAAGCCGTAGCCCTCCAGCACCGGCAGCACCTGGTGGGCGAAGTCGGCGTAGCCGTCGTCGAAGGTCAGGCCGACCAGTCCGCGCGCCCGGCCGAGGGCGTGGGCGGCCAGCAGCTCGGCCATGGCGACGCCGCGCAGGCCGGTCCGGTGCAGCCAGGCCATCTGCCGGGCGAACCGGGCCGGGGTGACCGTCAGCTGGTAGGGGTCCTCGCGGCTGTCGTCCACGGAGTGGTACATCAGCGTCCACGGAGCCCGGCGCGGGTGGACCTCGTGGTGCAGTTCAGCGGTCATGCCCCGATCTCTCCTTTGCTCTGCGGTGCCGCGGCTGTGCTCTGCGGTGCCGCGGCGGTGCCCCGCAGCCGGCCGGCCAACGGCGCCAGGACCGCGGCGAAGGCGCCGAGCCCGGCGGCGGTGCCCAGCACCACCGCGAGCAGCGGGTCGGCCCCGGCGAGGCCGGACGCGGCGGCGGCCGCCCCGGTGGCGACGGCGGCGGCGAGCAGCAGCCGGCCCTGGGCCAGCAGGACGGCCGGGACCCGGACCGGGACGCCGCGGGCCCGGAGCGCGCCGAGCAGCAGCGCGGCGGTGAGGGTGATCCCGGCGGCGTTGGCGGCCGCCAGCCCGAGCGCCCCGAAGCGGGGCGCGGTGGCGGCCCCGACGACGGCGGTGACCACCAGGCCGAGGCCCATGGCGGCGATCGGGTACCAGTCGCTGCGCTCGCGGCGCAGCACCGGGCCGTCCAGGGTCACCGCCGGGCGGACCGAGAAGAACGGCCGCACCAGCGTCCCGACCATGGCCTGGCCCAGCAGTCCGAGGCTGTAGACCCGCATCACCGCAGCAGTGGCGGCGGTGTCGGCGGGGGTGAACGCGCCGCGCTGGAACAGCAGTTGGACGATCCTGGGGGCGCAGGCGACGAGCAGGGCGGTCCCGGCCAGCACGACCGCGCCGACCAGCTCCAGGTCCTTCTCCACCCGGCGCCGGGCGGCCTCGGTGTCGCCGTCCGCCAGGGCCCGGGCGACCAGCGGGAAGGTGACCGTGCACACCATCATCCCCAGCGTCATCGCCATCTGGGCGACCTTCTCGGCGTAGTTCAGGTGCGAGATGGTGCCCGGGGCCAGCGAGGAGGCCAGGAAGCGCTCGACGAAGACCTGCGCCTGCCGGGTGAGGGTGAACAACGCCACCGGCAGCAGCGCCAGCGGGCTGATGGCGAGCGCCGGGCCCGCGCCGCCGCGCCGACCAGGCGTGAGCCGCCCGCAGTGGCGGGAGAACAGCGGCAGCAGCAGCGCCGTCATCAGCACGCTGCCGAAGGCGACCCCGGCGGCGGCGGCGCGCACCCCGAGGCTGCCGTGCAGCAGCACCATCACCGTCAGGATGCCGGTGTTGTAGACGATGTAGACGGCGCCGGGGCCGGTGAAGCGGTGGTGTGCCCGCAGCCCGGCGCTGAGGTAGCCGGTGAGGCCGAAGGGCAGCACGGTGAGCGCGGTGAGCCGGGTGCAGACCACCGCCAGCGAGCGGTCGGGCAGGCCCGGCGCGAGCAGTTCCACCAGCAGCGGCGCGCCCAGGGCGGTGGCGGCGGAGAGCGCGGCCAGCAGCAGCGCCAGCGGCGGCAGGGTGGCGGCGACCAGCTCGCGGACCGGGTCGCGCCGCTGCTGCGGGCCTCGGACCGGGACGAGCCGGTCGGGGCGGTCCTCCTGCCGGGCGGTGCGGGCGGAGAGGGCGAGGCTGAACGCGGGCACCATCAGGAACGCCATGGCGTCCTCGATCAGCAGCGGCGCGGCGGTCTCCGGGACGGTCCAGGAGACCAGGAAGGCGTCCGTGCCCTGGTCGGCGCCGTAGAAGCGGGCCAGCAACAGGTCCCGGACCAGGCCGAGCAGTGAGCCGCCGGCGCTGAGCAGGGCGGTGATGCCGAAGGCCCGGGCCAGGAAGCTGCTCGCGGCGCGCGGGGCCTCCTCGGTGGGGCGGGGTGCGGTGAGCGTCACGGCGCGGCGGCCCCGCCGTCCGCGCCCGGGCCGCGCAGCGCGCCGTGGGCGGCCAGGCCGAGGACGAACGAGACCAGGACGGTGGTGGGGCCGCCGATGTCGGCGTACAGGAAGTCGACGAGCTGCCAGACCAGCAGCCCGAGCAGGGCCGCGCCGAGGCCGGTGCGGCGGCTCCAGGCGGCCCGGGCGGCGCCGGAGAGCAGGCCGAGGACGAGCGCCCCGAAGGCGGTCAGCCCGATCAGCCCCTGCTCGCTGAGGACCAGCAGGTACATGTTGTGCGGGGAGAGCAGCGGTTCGCGGCTGAAGCCGGCGCCCGCCCCGGCGGTGTCGCTGCCGGAGGAGAGCCGCAGTGGCGCGTGGGCGTCCCGGAACTGCGGGAACTCCTTGGGGCCGACGCCGGTGGCCGGGTGCTGCCGCCAGATGGCGGCGGCGGTGGCCCACAGGTCGTAGCGGTCGCTGACGGAGTGGTCGGGCGCGCCGGTCACCGAGGCGATGCTGCCGAGCCGGTTCAGCACGCTGCCGCCGCCCAGGCCGAGGCCGCCGACCAGCAGCACGGCGGCGGCCAGCCCGTACAGCGCGCCGCGCAGCAGCAGGCGGACGTCGGTGAGCAGCAGCGCGACGCCGACGGCGCAGCCGGTGGCGATCCAGCTGCCGCGGCTGAAGGAGAGCGCCAGCGGCGGCGCCAGCGCCAGTGCGGCCAGGCCGTACAGCGCGGCGGCGCGGCGGCGGCCGGCGGCGCGGGCGTCCAGGGCCAGGCCGAGGGCGGCGATCAGGCCGTAGCTGACGACGGCGGACATCGCCATGACGTCCTGCGCGCCGAAGGTGCCGACGGCGCGGACGGTGCCGCCGTCGTAGGAGGCGCCGGTGCCGGTGAGGTACTGCTCGACCCCGACCGCGCCCTCCACCAGGGCGGCGCCGACCAGCGCGGCCAGCAGCAGCCGCAGGTCGCGGCGGTCGCGCAGGCAGAGCATTACGGCCAGCGGCACCAGTACGAACACCTGGACCATCCGCACGAAGCCGGACAGGCTCTGCGCCGGGTCCTGGGAGGCGGCGGTGGCGGCGGCCACGGCCAGCAGCACCCCGGAGAACAGCACGGCGGCGCGCACCGGCAGCGGTCCGGGGCCGCCGCGGCGCAGTCCGGCGGCGGCGCGCAGCGCGCACAGGCAGACCAGGGCGACGGAGGCGACGTCGGCGGGGGTGACGTGGACGGCGGCGGTGACGTCCTGGTCGCCGCCGGTGGGCAGGCACACCAGCAGCACGGTGGCGGCGGCCAGGGCGGCCGGGACGCGCTCCTCGGGCAGCACCCGGCGCAGCCGGGCGGCCGCGGGCGGCAGCGCCCTCGGGACGGCGGCCGGGCGTGGGGTGGTGAGCAGGGTCATCGGGTCAGCTCCCGCCGGGGCGAAGGACCGAGGCGAGCGTGCGCAGCAGGATCTTGACGTCCTGCCACAGGCTCCAGCTCTCGATGTAGTAGTTGTCGAAACGGGTCCGGTCCTCGATCGAGGTGTCCCCGCGCAGCCCGTGGACCTGCGCGAAGCCGGTGATGCCGACCGGCACCCGGTGCCGGTCGCCGTACTGCTGGTAGGCGTGGCTGAACCGGGCCACGAAGTAGGGGCGTTCGGGGCGCGGCCCGACCAGGCTCATCTCGCCGCGCAGCACGTTCCACAGCTGCGGCAGCTCGTCCAGGGAGGTGCGCCGCAGGAAGCGCCCGGTGGGGCCGAGCCGGTGGTCGTGGGCGATGTTCCAGCGGGTGGCCGACTCGTGGTCGTCGTCGGGGCGCAGGGTACGGAACTTGAGCACGGTGAAGGTCCGGCCGTCCAGTCCGACCCGCTCCTGGCGGAAGATCACGCCGGGGCCGCCGTCGATCCGCACGGCCACCGCGCAGGCCGCCAGCACCGGCGCGACCAGCAGCAGGCCGCAGCCGGCCAGCAGCGCGTCCACGCAGCGCTTGACCGCCCAGGTGGGGCGGTGCATCGCGGACTGGCCGAGGCGCAGGCAGGGGAAGCCCCAGAGGTGGTCGCCGGTCGCGGCGCGCCGGTTGCCGAACTCGAAGGCGCCGAAGTCGGGCACGCCGGGGACGAACCACACCTCGCAGCCGTGCCGGGTGGCGGTGCGCAGGGTGCGGGCCGCCTCGGCGTCGTCCCCGCCGCCGCTGGTGATGATGACGTCGGTGACGTCCTGTCCGGCGATCTCCAGGTCGAGCGCGTCGGGGCCGCCGAGGACCGGGACGACGGCCGGGAGCGAGGCCCCGGTCGGGGCGGGGGCCTCGGCCGGGCGGAACGAGGGCTCGGAGTCGATGTAGCCGACCGGCCGCAGCCCGTACTCGGGGTGCGCCAGCAGGGCCGCGCCGACGCTGCGGCCGATCTGCCCGGCCCCGGCGATCAGCGTGGGCCGGGGCCGGCGGCGGCGGGCGCGGCGGAGCAGGGCGTAGACGGCGGCGCGGCCGGGGAGGTCGAGCGAGAGCTGGCAGAGCAGCAGCCCGAGCAGCAGCCGGCCGTCGGCGGGGACGGCCGACGGCCACAGGCCGTGCAGGCAGCGGTCCAGGGTGAGCGCGAAGGCGGCCGCGGCGGCGGCCCGCCCGGCGAGCCCGGGGATCTCGTCCAGGACGGAGGGGGCGAGCCGGAGCCGGTACAGTCCGCCGGCCGAGTTGGCCAGGACCAGCAGCGGGAACAGGCCGCTGGCCGCCCAGACCGCGCCGAGCAGGTCGCACCGGCCGACGGCGGCGACTCCGGCGAGCACGGCCAGCCCGTCGACGGCCAGCAGGGCGGCGGGGACGGAGGCGCCGGGCGGCTCGCGGCGCGGTCCGGCGGGGACGCCGACCGGCGCGGGGAGCCCCGGCACGGCCTCCGGGGGCTTGCGGGCGAGGGCGAGCAGTCCCTGGCCGGAGGTGGTGGCGGCGATGCCGGCGCGCGGCAGTTCGTCGTTGTCGATGGTGGTCATCCGCGCACGTACTCCCCTGCTCTATGTCCGTGGCTTCGGAAGGCCGCCTGCTGCCGCGGGCGGGGTCGAGGTGGCACCTGCCGCCGCGCCCGGCACCCGGCTCGGCTCACCAAGGGAAATAAGCAGGTAAATTGGACATTACAGACACAGAGCTGGTGAATTCCCGCGAGCAGCCCGAATATTCACCCTAATGACTAATAGTCATATCTTTATGTCCATCTACGTGCTGATGGGCGTTCGGCGAGGCTTGCCGCGAAGCGTCCCGCGCCTCGCCCAGCACCTCGTCGTACACCCGGGCCACCCGCTGCCGGGTGAGCCGCACATCCCGCCGGTCGAAGACGTCCAGCCAGGCCCGCAACCCCTCCCGGCGGCACGCCTCGCGGTCGGACAGCCGCTGCACCAGGGCCTCGCGCAGCGCGTCCGGGTCCTCCACCGGCAGCGGCGCGGGCGAGCCCTGCGG
Proteins encoded in this window:
- a CDS encoding sugar transferase, with the protein product MTTIDNDELPRAGIAATTSGQGLLALARKPPEAVPGLPAPVGVPAGPRREPPGASVPAALLAVDGLAVLAGVAAVGRCDLLGAVWAASGLFPLLVLANSAGGLYRLRLAPSVLDEIPGLAGRAAAAAAFALTLDRCLHGLWPSAVPADGRLLLGLLLCQLSLDLPGRAAVYALLRRARRRRPRPTLIAGAGQIGRSVGAALLAHPEYGLRPVGYIDSEPSFRPAEAPAPTGASLPAVVPVLGGPDALDLEIAGQDVTDVIITSGGGDDAEAARTLRTATRHGCEVWFVPGVPDFGAFEFGNRRAATGDHLWGFPCLRLGQSAMHRPTWAVKRCVDALLAGCGLLLVAPVLAACAVAVRIDGGPGVIFRQERVGLDGRTFTVLKFRTLRPDDDHESATRWNIAHDHRLGPTGRFLRRTSLDELPQLWNVLRGEMSLVGPRPERPYFVARFSHAYQQYGDRHRVPVGITGFAQVHGLRGDTSIEDRTRFDNYYIESWSLWQDVKILLRTLASVLRPGGS
- a CDS encoding glycosyltransferase; protein product: MTHVKVLHLITGLGAGGAEQQLRLLLRHLPPEYHCDVVALTNPGIVAAGLRSDGVRVGNLAMRGNRDLSALPRLVRLIRRERYDLVHCHLYRACVYGRIAARLAGVRAVVTTEHSLLAHTLEGRRITLGVRALYQATELLGSATVAVSDAVADRLADWGVPERRVRVIPNGVEAARYRQPAPVRAATRQAVRAELGLPQDAFVFGGVGRLVPGKRFDILVDALRLLPQTPDAPAARLLLVGDGTERAALERQARTVGVADRVVFAGERDDVPELLTAMDALAAPSTVETFGLALLEALAAGLPVRWSSGPALAELPAAAAPGARRTLADPAAYAAELQALRTGRRRSPGRALAQPDAVRHYDMARLALEVAGLYRQVADRTPSAPAVPAPHAAAPRPRAAHPTVPVPEESHVQH
- a CDS encoding YveK family protein, which translates into the protein MFNTDRSLRHWWPMLAAVPLGALCGGGYALVAPASYQSSAYVMAVPQSGADSAAAVDFAQAYGRIIAQPEILLAAAARTGVPLSELTGRVEAVTSPDAPMIQITGTAGRARLAAQEANAVARSLVAFGNATTAQTGVKLLPFATAAAPAGPSSPSRSIDLAVGTAAGVLLGGLALMARQRGGPAAESDVENAVGTDAADAAVAAGGGAGSEGGGGAELPQPRPLADREDEPERGAARERPTAKARR
- a CDS encoding polysaccharide deacetylase family protein — protein: MTAELHHEVHPRRAPWTLMYHSVDDSREDPYQLTVTPARFARQMAWLHRTGLRGVAMAELLAAHALGRARGLVGLTFDDGYADFAHQVLPVLEGYGFTATAYVVAGRLGSHNTWDADAPRKPLMSPEQVRAVARRGVEIGSHGLNHRPLRGLDPQQLALEAGRSREVLEDLLERPVAGFCYPYGALDAQAVAAVRDSGYSHAVAIDHSALTGRWALPRSYVGDRDGAWRLRAKRARHRARAMRRNDRRGTA
- a CDS encoding YnfA family protein, translated to MTLVRSILLFVLAALAEIGGCWLVWQSVREHRGWQYALVGVLALGAYGFVAALQPEAAFGRVLAAYGGVFVAGSLAWGMVLDGFRPTAWDLTGACVCLAGAAVIICQPRA
- a CDS encoding O-antigen ligase, yielding MTLLTTPRPAAVPRALPPAAARLRRVLPEERVPAALAAATVLLVCLPTGGDQDVTAAVHVTPADVASVALVCLCALRAAAGLRRGGPGPLPVRAAVLFSGVLLAVAAATAASQDPAQSLSGFVRMVQVFVLVPLAVMLCLRDRRDLRLLLAALVGAALVEGAVGVEQYLTGTGASYDGGTVRAVGTFGAQDVMAMSAVVSYGLIAALGLALDARAAGRRRAAALYGLAALALAPPLALSFSRGSWIATGCAVGVALLLTDVRLLLRGALYGLAAAVLLVGGLGLGGGSVLNRLGSIASVTGAPDHSVSDRYDLWATAAAIWRQHPATGVGPKEFPQFRDAHAPLRLSSGSDTAGAGAGFSREPLLSPHNMYLLVLSEQGLIGLTAFGALVLGLLSGAARAAWSRRTGLGAALLGLLVWQLVDFLYADIGGPTTVLVSFVLGLAAHGALRGPGADGGAAAP
- a CDS encoding glycoside hydrolase family 26 protein; amino-acid sequence: MRRWRVLLTLLTVLCTGLGLVALTTGAPKAPPGIAEDSSDGPDETALPPHAVPFGLFLGSDESDSAEAMVSQWLGGAPIRVGHTYLPGNYWNDIEGSPSLLGAWAVWKAQTPDRLLVIGTPMLPDNEGGLDDDQVRRLLRQGAEGDNDAHFTTLSRRLVALGLSDAVLTLGWEMNGTTYTSRCGPDPDAWKSYWRRIVTAMRSVPGQHLRFDFTPTRGADAHPWPDCYPGDDVTDVIGMDSYDMAADDPDATADFDSYIHEPYGLLAQVRFARQHGKPVSYPEWGMYNRGDDPAYVQRMLDWIGTHDTLYQTVTDYCPHGVWRCPSNPQASGVFRRMLSATPTPSAAGSAPASGSASASGSGSASGSASASASASASASGSGTAAPAPARTQTPTPSPASAASAPAGGPGASGTPGGAGPTRSSAA
- a CDS encoding GNAT family N-acetyltransferase, giving the protein MTAPVQWTTEVHRDTAAFEALAEEWDDLLDRCAPATPFQSHAWLCSWWQSYGRPGTLRLVTVRRGELLVAAAPLMVRHRLLPRLVPIGFGLTDFLDVLVDDEHADQAAAFLVRTLGRELGLTRPWAVVDLRELRPDAAAQHLVAHWPGAARTLPDSMCQHLPGVPVEELLGRLPGRTAQRTRVKLRRLVEAGVETRQVPPEEVPAAVGELLTLHELQWRGRGATPEHLRDRFAEHLRRAAGRMTATDRALIRQYRLDGRLIASDLQLHGPDLAALYFYGVHPEARDRIDIAGMLFRESLADAAEAGRSEVSLLRGDEPYKQRWRPDRAGNQRLLLGGGPAVALYAAGARLRRTVLRSLRARAPWLAAVRARLRTLRG
- a CDS encoding lipid II flippase MurJ; translation: MTLTAPRPTEEAPRAASSFLARAFGITALLSAGGSLLGLVRDLLLARFYGADQGTDAFLVSWTVPETAAPLLIEDAMAFLMVPAFSLALSARTARQEDRPDRLVPVRGPQQRRDPVRELVAATLPPLALLLAALSAATALGAPLLVELLAPGLPDRSLAVVCTRLTALTVLPFGLTGYLSAGLRAHHRFTGPGAVYIVYNTGILTVMVLLHGSLGVRAAAAGVAFGSVLMTALLLPLFSRHCGRLTPGRRGGAGPALAISPLALLPVALFTLTRQAQVFVERFLASSLAPGTISHLNYAEKVAQMAMTLGMMVCTVTFPLVARALADGDTEAARRRVEKDLELVGAVVLAGTALLVACAPRIVQLLFQRGAFTPADTAATAAVMRVYSLGLLGQAMVGTLVRPFFSVRPAVTLDGPVLRRERSDWYPIAAMGLGLVVTAVVGAATAPRFGALGLAAANAAGITLTAALLLGALRARGVPVRVPAVLLAQGRLLLAAAVATGAAAAASGLAGADPLLAVVLGTAAGLGAFAAVLAPLAGRLRGTAAAPQSTAAAPQSKGEIGA